Proteins from a genomic interval of uncultured Desulfuromusa sp.:
- a CDS encoding YbaK/EbsC family protein, giving the protein MAELNELKAYLETHNIDVWEYVEPTTTAMAAANAVGCSVAEIAKTLLFVVGGKPVIVVTCGDMKVKSSHLKKISGLTGKVKLPKTDEVLNYTGYAPGGVCPFLLPADLPIFLDQSLQRFPVVYAAAGNNHSAVPVSVAQLEQLTGGRLAALCESIPEENG; this is encoded by the coding sequence ATGGCTGAACTTAACGAGCTGAAAGCATATCTGGAGACCCACAACATTGACGTGTGGGAGTACGTCGAGCCCACAACAACTGCTATGGCTGCAGCGAATGCCGTTGGTTGCAGCGTTGCGGAGATTGCTAAAACCCTTCTCTTTGTTGTTGGTGGAAAGCCGGTTATTGTTGTGACTTGTGGTGATATGAAAGTAAAAAGCTCTCATCTCAAGAAAATTTCTGGTTTGACCGGGAAAGTAAAACTACCAAAAACAGATGAAGTCTTGAATTATACCGGATATGCTCCTGGTGGAGTTTGTCCATTTTTACTACCGGCAGATCTGCCCATTTTCCTTGACCAGTCTTTGCAGCGCTTCCCTGTTGTGTATGCTGCGGCTGGAAATAACCATTCTGCTGTGCCTGTTTCCGTCGCTCAGCTGGAACAATTGACCGGTGGCCGTTTAGCTGCACTCTGTGAGTCTATCCCTGAAGAAAACGGATAA
- a CDS encoding PAS domain-containing sensor histidine kinase, which produces MVGDTARQLDDNYKNTWGFAQLLEHIDIGILVLDLNRQAIDYCNAAFFEVLQDEKLCRDYQGLYDLFVKNIEALDDFELAGRVAHQVTYQGRLFGHSVYKAASNYRCVFIRDITEKSRLEAIAQAVNAMDNIGFIFSGIRHEIGNPLNSLKMALSVLKQSSETTSPKVLREYVERGLADIGRMEYLLKSLKAFTMYDSVELKDLHLVEFMGKFISLIERDFNSYGIRIKTEIPLDLPWVRIDERALHQSLLNVFNNAADALKGQKVPEISIHTEVRDQLMWLKIVDNGCGVFPEQLKHLFQPFNTNKENGNGLGLVITRKLLAMMDSDIDIVSQPGSGTQVTIRLPIVTVGSKGASPAEAL; this is translated from the coding sequence ATGGTTGGGGATACTGCCAGGCAGTTAGATGACAACTATAAAAATACTTGGGGATTTGCACAGCTCCTTGAACATATTGATATTGGAATCCTAGTTCTGGATTTAAATCGGCAAGCCATTGACTATTGCAATGCTGCATTTTTTGAGGTGTTGCAGGATGAAAAACTTTGCCGTGACTATCAGGGGTTATATGATCTTTTTGTCAAGAATATAGAAGCGTTAGACGATTTTGAACTTGCTGGTCGTGTTGCTCACCAGGTCACCTACCAAGGGCGTTTGTTTGGCCATTCCGTATATAAGGCAGCATCTAACTATCGCTGTGTTTTTATCCGGGACATTACAGAGAAAAGTCGCCTTGAAGCAATTGCTCAAGCAGTCAATGCGATGGATAATATTGGCTTTATATTCTCCGGAATTCGACACGAAATCGGCAATCCGTTAAATTCTTTAAAAATGGCTTTGAGTGTCCTGAAACAGAGCTCGGAAACAACATCTCCAAAGGTGCTGAGAGAATATGTAGAGCGTGGTCTTGCTGATATTGGGCGGATGGAATATCTGTTGAAGTCATTGAAAGCATTTACCATGTACGACAGTGTTGAACTCAAAGATCTCCACCTGGTTGAATTTATGGGCAAGTTTATCTCATTAATTGAACGCGACTTTAACTCTTATGGGATTCGGATAAAAACTGAAATTCCTCTGGATCTTCCCTGGGTAAGAATCGATGAGAGAGCGCTACATCAGTCATTGCTCAATGTTTTTAATAATGCAGCTGATGCTCTTAAGGGGCAAAAAGTCCCGGAAATCAGCATTCACACTGAAGTCCGCGATCAGTTAATGTGGTTGAAAATTGTCGATAACGGCTGTGGTGTTTTTCCTGAACAGTTGAAGCATCTCTTTCAGCCGTTTAACACAAATAAAGAGAACGGGAATGGATTAGGTTTAGTCATAACGCGAAAATTGCTGGCAATGATGGATAGTGATATTGATATTGTCAGTCAGCCAGGTTCCGGCACTCAGGTGACAATCAGGTTGCCAATTGTAACGGTGGGAAGCAAGGGCGCTTCACCGGCAGAAGCCCTTTAA
- a CDS encoding response regulator — translation MKKILIVDDEKSFLLSLKDGLSVHKDKFQIVTAENGREAIDVLRATPIDLLVTDLKLPVMNGFELLAWTSRHQPQLPVIVMSAFGTPEIEARLAKMDTLQFLDKPLDIQMLEEGIFNGLNAGGKSFIRGITLATFLQLMKVEKKNCTLKVLNSKQSAYLYVSRGELIDAELGDKTGLEAALEIVGWSDAEIEMDGICRRQNDVIQLPMEHLLIEAFKRKDEAAEFEKSDLLDVDKRVDGFLDGLSSGEKNVESPENGISKALGKVLTRLVSVPEYLIFDEHKVLVGKSPKTSSLDEVDPTIFDAFLTDLAEDFNFGPYRFITFNGANRYRYLLFHSQKFCVLAKLKPGVQSQQVIKEVEGSINRYMNG, via the coding sequence GTGAAAAAAATACTCATTGTTGATGATGAAAAATCGTTTCTTCTTTCCCTGAAAGATGGTTTGAGCGTTCACAAGGATAAATTTCAAATTGTGACCGCTGAAAATGGTCGGGAAGCTATAGATGTGTTGCGTGCTACGCCCATCGACCTCTTGGTTACGGATCTGAAGTTACCGGTTATGAATGGTTTTGAGTTGCTTGCCTGGACCAGTCGTCATCAGCCGCAGTTGCCGGTGATTGTCATGTCGGCTTTCGGGACTCCGGAGATCGAAGCTCGCTTGGCAAAGATGGATACGTTGCAATTTTTAGATAAACCTCTCGATATTCAGATGCTTGAGGAAGGAATCTTTAATGGGTTAAATGCCGGGGGGAAAAGTTTTATCCGTGGGATTACTCTGGCGACGTTTCTGCAGTTGATGAAAGTGGAAAAGAAGAATTGTACCCTTAAGGTTTTGAATTCCAAACAATCAGCTTATTTATATGTCAGTCGGGGAGAGCTGATTGATGCCGAACTGGGGGATAAAACCGGACTGGAAGCGGCATTGGAAATTGTGGGTTGGAGTGATGCCGAGATTGAAATGGACGGTATTTGCCGACGTCAGAATGACGTTATTCAGCTTCCGATGGAGCATTTGCTGATAGAGGCTTTCAAGCGAAAAGATGAAGCTGCTGAATTCGAGAAATCTGACCTGCTGGATGTTGATAAACGGGTCGATGGTTTTTTGGATGGGTTGTCTTCTGGGGAAAAAAATGTTGAAAGTCCTGAAAATGGGATCTCTAAGGCATTGGGGAAAGTTTTAACCCGCTTGGTTTCGGTGCCGGAATATTTGATTTTTGATGAGCACAAGGTGCTTGTGGGCAAAAGTCCTAAAACCTCTTCACTGGATGAGGTTGATCCGACAATTTTTGATGCTTTTCTCACTGACCTTGCGGAGGATTTTAATTTTGGTCCTTACCGCTTTATTACTTTTAATGGTGCAAACCGCTATCGTTATCTGTTGTTTCATAGCCAGAAATTCTGTGTCCTGGCAAAATTAAAGCCCGGGGTCCAGTCGCAGCAAGTCATTAAAGAGGTCGAAGGTTCCATCAATCGTTATATGAATGGATAA
- a CDS encoding roadblock/LC7 domain-containing protein: protein MIHLIDELKVIPGVIGACIVSSKDGLKVGNLPSIFKAERLSAVGRHLLKLYSAGRLSFDDLTDLTLNYDESVVVARELEKGTLVFAICDPTFNQNLLTMSLNLLHEEYKLGNFSEATAPAGTNDTTESAASESAAEKKVSVALQELFAEMKGALGKILGPMAGFVFDEVVEEWMKQGAPEFARIDSLIEQVNQEISEQSKIDSYHELIDPLLKGFQKG, encoded by the coding sequence ATGATACACTTAATTGATGAGCTCAAAGTAATTCCAGGGGTTATAGGTGCATGTATCGTCAGCTCCAAAGACGGTCTGAAGGTGGGGAATCTTCCCTCCATTTTTAAGGCAGAACGCTTGAGTGCGGTTGGTCGGCATCTGTTGAAGCTCTACTCTGCCGGGCGTCTGAGTTTTGACGATTTAACGGATCTTACCTTGAATTATGATGAGTCAGTTGTCGTTGCCCGGGAATTGGAAAAAGGGACTCTCGTTTTTGCTATCTGCGATCCGACCTTCAATCAGAATCTTTTGACAATGTCACTTAACCTGCTGCATGAAGAATATAAGCTCGGGAATTTTTCTGAAGCAACCGCCCCAGCTGGTACAAATGACACTACGGAGTCAGCAGCATCAGAGTCAGCGGCAGAAAAGAAAGTGAGTGTTGCATTACAGGAGCTTTTTGCAGAGATGAAAGGTGCTCTTGGGAAAATTCTGGGGCCGATGGCGGGTTTTGTCTTTGATGAAGTTGTTGAAGAATGGATGAAGCAGGGGGCCCCCGAGTTTGCTCGCATCGATAGTTTGATTGAACAGGTCAATCAGGAAATTTCAGAGCAGTCTAAGATTGATAGCTACCACGAACTCATTGACCCTCTGCTCAAAGGTTTTCAGAAAGGTTAG
- a CDS encoding nitroreductase family protein — MIDLLRQRRSVRKFKQQPIEDEKLTQLSEALLRAPTSRNQQPCEFVLVDNPDTLIKLSAAKPHGASFFTSAPLAVVIAANPEISDVWIEDSAIAAIVVQLAAEELGLKSCWAQLRLRPHDELNRASDFVRQLVGLPVGMEVAMVIAIGYPAEETSAHPRDSLRDEKIHHNKFS; from the coding sequence ATGATTGATTTATTAAGACAGCGTAGAAGTGTCCGCAAGTTTAAACAACAACCCATCGAAGATGAAAAACTGACCCAGTTAAGCGAAGCGTTATTACGTGCTCCAACTTCAAGAAATCAGCAGCCCTGTGAGTTTGTTCTGGTTGATAATCCTGACACCTTGATCAAGTTATCTGCTGCAAAACCACATGGAGCCTCTTTTTTTACTTCCGCCCCCTTAGCTGTCGTAATTGCTGCCAATCCAGAGATTTCAGATGTTTGGATTGAGGATAGCGCTATCGCAGCTATTGTCGTCCAATTGGCTGCAGAAGAGCTTGGGCTGAAAAGTTGTTGGGCACAACTTCGTTTGCGTCCCCACGATGAACTCAACAGGGCATCTGACTTTGTTCGCCAACTGGTTGGCCTTCCGGTAGGAATGGAAGTCGCAATGGTCATTGCCATTGGTTACCCGGCAGAAGAAACTTCTGCGCATCCGCGCGATTCTTTACGAGATGAAAAAATTCATCATAATAAGTTTTCTTGA
- a CDS encoding peptidylprolyl isomerase yields MSAVAAGKKVKIHYTGTFDDGEVFDTSREAEPLEFEVGTGQVIPGFDNAVIGMKVGEQKQVRLPEEEAYGPYNQEMVFDADPSQFEEGLTPEIGQQFQTELEDGTPLLLTVKSAKDGKIVLDANHPMAGKALNFDLEVVEIN; encoded by the coding sequence ATGTCAGCTGTAGCAGCAGGTAAAAAAGTTAAGATTCATTATACGGGAACCTTTGATGATGGTGAAGTCTTTGATACATCACGTGAGGCGGAACCTCTGGAATTTGAAGTCGGTACGGGGCAGGTGATCCCCGGTTTTGATAATGCGGTTATAGGAATGAAAGTGGGTGAACAAAAGCAGGTACGATTGCCTGAAGAAGAGGCTTATGGGCCTTATAATCAGGAAATGGTTTTTGATGCTGATCCAAGCCAATTTGAAGAAGGCTTAACCCCGGAAATAGGACAACAGTTTCAAACAGAGCTGGAAGATGGAACTCCACTTTTATTGACAGTAAAATCAGCAAAAGATGGGAAGATTGTTCTCGATGCGAATCACCCGATGGCAGGGAAAGCTCTTAATTTTGATCTGGAGGTCGTTGAGATCAATTAG
- the dinB gene encoding DNA polymerase IV, which produces MVEKQRKIIHIDMDAFYASVEQRDHPQLRGQPVVVGGNPDSRGVVATCSYEARRFGIHSAMSCARAYRLCPQAVFVRPRFDAYQRVSQQIREIFFSYTDLVEPLSLDEAYLDVTTNKAKMQSATWVAQNICKEIRQQTHLTASAGVSYNKFLAKIASDVKKPAGLTVVTPEQAESFIEQLPIRRFHGVGRVTEKKMKALGIHTGADLRRHSLVELNKNFGKAGQYYFNIARGIDLRPVVPNRIRKSIGKETTLGEDITDISQMLTIIGDLSQRVGALLERKQTSGMTLTLKVKYADFQTVTRSFSHEKAIETAEDILKIAESLLQKTDAGNRAVRLLGVTVSHLTTDIVAVESQQMDLPFGSLTQIEL; this is translated from the coding sequence ATGGTAGAGAAACAGAGAAAAATTATCCATATTGATATGGATGCCTTTTATGCATCGGTCGAACAGCGGGATCATCCTCAGTTGCGTGGTCAGCCTGTCGTTGTGGGAGGTAACCCCGATAGCCGTGGTGTCGTTGCAACCTGTTCCTACGAAGCACGTCGCTTTGGTATCCATTCGGCGATGTCCTGTGCCCGAGCTTATCGTCTTTGTCCCCAGGCCGTGTTTGTCCGACCCCGCTTTGATGCTTATCAAAGAGTTTCTCAACAAATCAGAGAAATTTTTTTCAGCTACACTGACCTTGTTGAACCCCTGTCTCTGGATGAAGCCTATCTGGATGTCACCACCAATAAAGCCAAGATGCAATCGGCCACCTGGGTGGCACAAAATATCTGTAAAGAAATCAGGCAACAGACTCATCTGACTGCTTCTGCCGGAGTCTCCTATAATAAATTTCTCGCCAAAATAGCTTCAGATGTAAAGAAACCCGCCGGGTTGACCGTTGTGACTCCGGAACAGGCCGAATCATTTATTGAGCAACTGCCGATTCGCCGGTTTCATGGCGTTGGGCGAGTGACAGAGAAGAAAATGAAGGCATTGGGAATACACACAGGCGCTGACTTGCGCCGACATTCTCTGGTTGAGCTGAACAAAAACTTTGGCAAAGCCGGACAATACTATTTCAACATTGCCCGAGGTATTGACCTGCGACCCGTGGTGCCAAACAGAATCCGCAAATCAATAGGAAAAGAAACAACCCTTGGGGAAGATATTACCGATATCAGCCAAATGCTGACGATTATCGGGGATTTATCCCAGCGGGTGGGTGCTTTACTGGAGAGGAAGCAAACCAGTGGTATGACTCTGACCTTGAAAGTGAAGTACGCAGACTTTCAGACTGTAACCCGAAGTTTCAGCCACGAAAAAGCGATTGAAACAGCGGAGGATATCTTGAAAATAGCAGAAAGTTTGCTGCAGAAAACCGATGCCGGGAACCGGGCAGTAAGGTTGTTGGGGGTGACTGTTTCGCATCTGACAACTGATATTGTCGCTGTTGAATCGCAGCAGATGGATTTGCCTTTTGGTTCTCTCACGCAAATTGAATTATAA
- a CDS encoding PEP-CTERM sorting domain-containing protein, with product MLKRSLLAIVVSFFFVGTALAAPMTWTDTIDTNAYVGWYGSTSYTHDIKDEGFTPLEDFVSSYSLTIGLFDDKDSWEFPFETVVFDLPGLISDEVHTYNLSYVNENIGMSIAGIAQLNLFGTLDVTLSSNWGDFYLDYSTLTANGFDNAPVPEPSTLLLLGAGVAGLAFYRRKKNA from the coding sequence ATGTTGAAAAGAAGCTTGTTGGCAATTGTGGTTTCTTTCTTTTTTGTTGGGACAGCACTGGCTGCACCGATGACGTGGACTGATACGATTGATACTAATGCCTACGTTGGTTGGTATGGTTCAACCTCGTATACCCACGATATCAAAGACGAAGGGTTTACACCATTAGAAGATTTTGTGTCCAGCTATAGTCTAACAATTGGATTGTTTGATGATAAAGATAGCTGGGAATTCCCTTTCGAAACTGTTGTTTTTGACCTCCCTGGCCTTATCTCAGATGAAGTGCATACGTATAATTTAAGTTATGTTAATGAAAATATTGGCATGTCAATTGCGGGTATTGCTCAATTGAATTTGTTTGGGACGCTTGATGTTACTTTGTCATCAAATTGGGGTGATTTCTATCTTGATTATTCAACATTGACAGCTAATGGCTTTGATAATGCTCCAGTACCTGAGCCAAGCACTTTACTTCTTCTTGGTGCTGGTGTTGCTGGCCTGGCATTCTACAGACGTAAGAAAAACGCATAA
- a CDS encoding rhomboid family intramembrane serine protease codes for MDKEKHIEIEQLDWVPIPSRLKNGLAEQSISKRQLRNWTLVLQARQIPCRSEQIERSYQLLVPVDHYQRACQELIQYEKENQNWPPPPPIERKLHENTASTIWILILLAIFHNVTQHQINLFGHNPVHWFELGNAHAGKILNGEWWRLITALTLHSGFLHLFSNITLGGIFMVHLCRLLGSGRAWFLVLCAGSLGNFLNALVQSQNHRSIGASTAVFGAVGLLATINMLHFRGNHRRSWPLPIAAGLGLLALLGASGENTDIGAHLFGFLSGIGLGLASEYLTQRGEQPWGAINKGTALLSVFLVLGAWGLALR; via the coding sequence ATGGATAAAGAAAAACACATCGAGATTGAACAGCTGGACTGGGTTCCAATTCCATCACGTCTAAAAAATGGCTTGGCTGAACAATCCATATCAAAGCGTCAACTGAGAAACTGGACTCTGGTGCTGCAAGCACGGCAGATTCCCTGTCGCAGTGAACAGATTGAGCGCAGCTATCAACTCCTGGTTCCCGTCGATCACTATCAAAGAGCCTGTCAGGAACTGATTCAGTACGAAAAAGAAAACCAGAACTGGCCACCCCCACCACCGATCGAACGGAAGCTGCATGAGAATACCGCATCAACAATCTGGATTCTAATTCTTCTGGCGATTTTTCACAACGTCACCCAGCATCAGATCAACCTGTTTGGGCACAACCCTGTCCATTGGTTTGAACTGGGCAATGCCCATGCGGGAAAGATTCTGAATGGCGAGTGGTGGCGCCTGATCACGGCACTAACCTTACATTCCGGGTTCCTCCACCTGTTCAGCAACATCACTCTGGGTGGTATTTTCATGGTCCACCTGTGCCGATTACTGGGTTCCGGACGTGCCTGGTTTCTGGTTCTCTGCGCCGGGAGTCTTGGAAACTTCCTGAATGCGCTGGTTCAATCCCAGAATCACCGTTCCATTGGCGCATCGACAGCCGTCTTTGGTGCTGTTGGCCTGCTGGCCACCATCAATATGCTCCATTTTCGCGGCAACCATCGCCGCAGCTGGCCCCTACCGATTGCAGCAGGTCTTGGGTTATTGGCGTTATTGGGGGCCAGTGGCGAGAACACCGACATCGGGGCGCATTTGTTTGGTTTTTTATCGGGGATCGGGTTGGGACTGGCGTCGGAATATTTAACACAAAGAGGTGAACAACCATGGGGAGCAATCAATAAAGGAACGGCTCTTCTATCTGTCTTCTTGGTTTTAGGAGCTTGGGGTTTGGCATTGAGATAA
- a CDS encoding SprT-like domain-containing protein, whose translation MTVKQYADEFDLWQRIEAAVGEISLKGSTSTLLEKIAAIPIKKSHATRRLGAYVSQGGEPVCIRLQFAQETENLQQTFLHEVAHACDHLSRKKNSPYQQAHGPSWKSWASALGISPERCGESAAVKDLHQQRLKLVAVCRKCGAEFHRVRRLNRNRKYIHQQCGGRLKTI comes from the coding sequence ATGACTGTTAAGCAATATGCTGATGAATTTGACCTTTGGCAGCGGATAGAAGCCGCTGTTGGAGAAATCTCCTTAAAAGGTTCTACAAGTACCCTTCTTGAAAAGATTGCAGCGATCCCAATTAAAAAAAGTCATGCAACCCGAAGATTGGGGGCTTATGTTTCACAAGGAGGTGAACCTGTCTGTATCCGTCTGCAGTTTGCTCAGGAAACTGAAAATTTGCAGCAAACTTTTCTCCATGAAGTCGCCCATGCCTGTGACCATCTCAGTCGCAAGAAGAATTCGCCATATCAGCAGGCACATGGCCCATCCTGGAAGTCCTGGGCCAGCGCTCTGGGAATTTCACCTGAACGTTGTGGAGAAAGCGCAGCGGTCAAAGATCTTCATCAGCAACGGTTGAAGCTGGTAGCTGTGTGCCGGAAATGTGGCGCAGAATTCCATCGTGTCAGACGTTTGAATCGAAATAGAAAATATATCCATCAGCAATGTGGTGGAAGATTGAAAACAATATAG
- a CDS encoding DUF4405 domain-containing protein, producing MNMRKITSLTALISFVLLMVTSVILYIVPSGRVAYWAGYKLWSLTKEDWGAVHINLGVLLLVSILLHTYYNWQPMISYMKNKSKQLRIFTPDFNISLIVTLVVFFGTLAGVPPMSSIINFGAAITDKANLYYGEPPYGHAELSPLADFTYKIKVDLAESISLLKQAGITVDSETQTMQDIAAANGISPQQIYEIMKPEGKGTTTEMPEEAPGGTGNRTLAQICEMYQLNQKLIVQGLARKSITAEPQQSMKEIAAVNHLDPHTIYAEIYVLSKK from the coding sequence ATGAATATGCGCAAGATTACGTCACTGACGGCTTTGATTTCATTTGTGCTGCTGATGGTCACCAGCGTCATTCTCTATATTGTTCCTTCTGGTCGGGTCGCATACTGGGCAGGGTACAAATTGTGGTCGCTAACCAAAGAAGACTGGGGCGCTGTTCATATTAACCTTGGGGTTCTTTTATTGGTCTCGATTCTGTTGCATACCTATTATAATTGGCAGCCGATGATCAGTTATATGAAAAACAAATCGAAACAACTGCGAATCTTTACTCCTGATTTCAATATTTCTTTGATTGTGACTCTGGTGGTATTTTTCGGAACGTTAGCAGGGGTCCCTCCTATGAGTTCGATTATCAACTTTGGAGCTGCAATAACCGATAAAGCGAATCTTTACTATGGTGAACCCCCTTACGGCCACGCCGAGTTATCGCCACTGGCAGATTTTACGTATAAAATTAAGGTTGATCTGGCCGAAAGCATATCATTGCTGAAACAGGCCGGGATCACCGTTGACTCGGAAACACAAACAATGCAGGACATTGCTGCTGCGAATGGAATTTCACCACAACAGATTTATGAAATAATGAAACCAGAAGGTAAGGGAACAACGACTGAAATGCCTGAAGAGGCTCCAGGTGGTACAGGCAATCGTACCTTGGCACAAATATGTGAGATGTACCAATTGAATCAGAAGCTTATTGTTCAGGGGCTGGCGCGAAAAAGCATAACAGCTGAACCGCAGCAATCCATGAAAGAGATTGCCGCGGTTAATCATCTTGACCCGCATACCATTTACGCAGAAATCTATGTGTTGTCAAAGAAGTGA
- a CDS encoding MaoC family dehydratase, which translates to MNTAKQIKQFLNFLQPKLGQEVHVGPWLNIDQQRIDQFAAVTGDQQWIHIDPERAEKESPYGSTIAHGYLTLSLLPYLTESNHPDFFQNNYPGMKYRVNYGLNRVRFPAPVKVGANIRARTTIKSGEEVKNAVQICYLMTIEIEGEDKPACSAEFLARLYP; encoded by the coding sequence ATGAATACAGCCAAGCAAATCAAGCAGTTCCTGAATTTTTTACAACCCAAATTGGGTCAAGAAGTTCATGTTGGCCCCTGGTTAAACATTGACCAACAAAGGATTGATCAGTTCGCTGCCGTAACAGGTGACCAACAATGGATCCATATCGATCCCGAACGGGCCGAAAAAGAGTCTCCCTATGGTTCAACAATCGCCCATGGATATCTGACTCTGTCTCTTCTCCCTTACCTGACCGAAAGTAATCATCCTGATTTTTTTCAGAACAATTATCCGGGGATGAAATACCGGGTCAATTACGGGTTAAATCGGGTCCGTTTTCCTGCACCCGTCAAAGTCGGAGCGAACATTCGGGCGAGGACAACAATCAAATCCGGAGAAGAAGTCAAAAATGCGGTGCAAATCTGTTATCTGATGACAATTGAGATCGAAGGAGAAGATAAACCGGCCTGCAGTGCCGAGTTTCTGGCGCGCCTCTATCCTTAA
- a CDS encoding peroxiredoxin: MAIKEGQPAPDFNLSGSDGKDHTLQDYRGKMLIVYFYPKDNTPGCTKESCAFGEMFSELQKKDINLLGISKDSLASHDKFIKKFNLPFTLLSDPDTVMLQDYDAWGEKKTCGKISVGCIRSTVLIAADGTVLKHWPKVRKAADHPQQVLDVIKGL, translated from the coding sequence ATGGCCATTAAAGAAGGACAACCAGCCCCAGATTTCAATCTTTCCGGCAGTGATGGCAAAGATCATACCTTGCAGGATTACCGGGGAAAAATGTTGATTGTTTACTTTTACCCTAAAGACAATACTCCTGGTTGCACTAAAGAATCATGCGCCTTTGGAGAGATGTTCTCCGAGTTGCAGAAGAAAGATATCAACCTGCTTGGAATCAGCAAAGACAGCCTGGCATCACACGATAAATTCATCAAGAAGTTCAACCTGCCCTTCACCCTTCTCTCCGACCCTGATACGGTCATGTTGCAGGATTACGATGCATGGGGGGAAAAGAAAACCTGCGGAAAAATCAGTGTCGGTTGTATCCGCTCAACGGTTCTCATTGCCGCCGATGGTACCGTTCTCAAACACTGGCCCAAGGTCAGAAAAGCTGCAGACCATCCACAACAGGTTCTGGATGTCATAAAAGGACTTTAA
- a CDS encoding antitoxin produces MEQLYQATLDKWGTDAQYDQMVEECAELIIALKHFRRGKVSEQVVIDELADVTLMLGQLSWMFGPEQVDEAVQKKLQKLNTLLESPNPQ; encoded by the coding sequence ATGGAACAACTCTATCAAGCAACTTTAGATAAATGGGGCACTGATGCCCAGTATGACCAAATGGTAGAAGAGTGTGCTGAATTGATTATAGCGCTGAAACATTTTCGCCGCGGCAAGGTCAGTGAGCAGGTTGTTATTGATGAACTGGCCGATGTCACATTGATGCTTGGACAGCTTAGCTGGATGTTTGGTCCTGAACAGGTTGATGAAGCCGTGCAAAAAAAATTGCAGAAACTCAACACACTTCTGGAATCCCCGAACCCACAGTAG
- a CDS encoding FadR/GntR family transcriptional regulator produces the protein MTTVFKPIRPKKLSEEIVEQIKELISRGDLGPGQRIPSERELATFLGVSRPSVREAIMVLEAIGFLESRQGGGTYVRSLADVTMADPLANMVERRDPRMLHALTEVRIGLETWSAYLAAKRAEKPELDRLRELFTIMEEQSEHGGWDPEIDFQFHLTITAATHNTLQIHVLNTIQKLFQTTIMVALGEFYSKEGYIELLLNHHREILEAIEARDPERAREWMLKHLTLVEEKLALFLQKKHPDTI, from the coding sequence ATGACCACAGTTTTCAAACCGATCCGTCCCAAGAAACTTTCTGAAGAAATTGTTGAACAGATTAAAGAGTTGATTTCTAGAGGTGATCTGGGCCCGGGACAGCGTATCCCGTCAGAACGTGAACTGGCAACTTTTCTGGGAGTCAGTCGCCCGTCCGTCAGAGAAGCCATCATGGTTCTTGAAGCGATTGGATTTCTCGAATCACGTCAGGGTGGCGGCACCTACGTAAGATCACTTGCAGATGTGACGATGGCTGACCCACTGGCTAATATGGTTGAACGACGAGATCCTAGGATGCTGCATGCGCTAACGGAAGTTCGTATCGGTCTGGAAACCTGGTCCGCTTATCTCGCCGCGAAACGTGCTGAAAAGCCGGAATTAGACCGATTACGCGAGCTCTTTACCATCATGGAAGAGCAATCAGAACATGGTGGCTGGGATCCAGAAATTGACTTCCAGTTTCACCTGACCATTACAGCAGCAACACATAATACCCTGCAAATTCACGTTCTTAACACAATACAAAAACTTTTCCAGACAACTATTATGGTTGCGTTAGGTGAATTTTACAGCAAAGAAGGATACATTGAGCTCCTCCTGAATCATCATCGTGAAATTCTTGAAGCGATTGAAGCTCGCGATCCGGAACGGGCACGGGAGTGGATGTTAAAACATTTGACTCTTGTTGAAGAAAAACTGGCTCTGTTTCTACAAAAAAAGCATCCGGACACAATCTGA